TGGAAGTTCCCTAACATCTACAACGGCGTGAATGTTATGCTCTTTCAATGTTTGTATAAACTCATCCAACGATCTTCCTTCATAACCAATGGTATGTATAATAGGAGTTTTAGCATTGATTAATTTGCCATGTGTTTCAATAAACGATTCAACAATACAATCAATGGGGGGCATAGTAACACCTTTTTTGTTATTTTTAGTTATAACATATATCTTTGATAGTACATAACTATTGTTGTTGGTATGTGTGTAAGGAAATAGTACACATATGCTAATTATTGTTTTGAAATATAAAATTAGCAGCCATTCCCTTTAACAACCCATAATTTAACAATTTCAACACATTCTTTAATAGTTTGGTTTAAAATTTTCTCTCCAAGTTTTTTGTCTATTTTAACACCCTCTTTCTCAACAACCTTTGCCTCCTCATCTATAAATTTGTTATTTTCCCTCGCCTCTTTTAATCCAACCATGCCAATTTCAGGGTATTTATTGAAAGTATGCTCATCCAGTTTATTTTCATCAACTATTCCAACAACATAACCAACAGAAACCTCCTCAGTTGCGGCATGGGTAAATGTTATGTTCTTCATCTTTATCTCAACATCAAACTCCTTTTCTAAGTTTTCCAAAAACCCTTTAATTAAAACGTTCCCTCCATGACAATTAACAATCAAAAACTTCTTTATACCTATTTTTTTACCCTCCTTTACCAAAAATTTTATAAAATCAACAACTTCCTCTGGTGTATTATGTATTCCATGTTTAACATAATGATATTCTGTTGAAGGAATAACTACCCCTAAAAACTTTGCTCCTGTCAAAATAGCAGTTTTTAAAGCAATATATGAGGCAATCTTTGCATCTGTGTCTATTGGTAGAGCAGAACCATGATTCTCCAAAAAAGAGCCAAGTGCAATTATGCCAATTTCATGAACCTTCTCATCTATTATTTTTCCAGAAGATAACCTCAACTGCATCTTATCCCAAAAAATTAATTTTTATTCTTTAAGGATTTTTTAAGCATCCTTCTATATTTTCCGTATCTATCCTCCAGAGAAAACTTTGGAGGCTTTGGAACCATAGTCTTTTCTCCACAATTGGGACAAAGTTCTTTTAAAGTATATCTCCCACATTTTAAGCATTTTTTCATTCTCATTGTCTCACATTTTGAACTTATTAAAAACAAGACAAAAAGCAACTAAAATCAATTAAAATAAAAATAAAATTAATTATGATTTTCTTATTCTCTATAGAATTTTCCTTCCCCACCGTGTTTTTCCATGTATTCTATTGCCTTATCAGCAACCTTCTTTAAAACTTCTTCCCCACTCTTATAATCTGGAGCGATAACCTCTATTCTATATTTTGGTGAACCAACATAGGTTATCTTAACCTCAACGTCCTCGTATGGATTTGCTTTTAAAGCATTTGTTAATGCCTTTTTAATAATTTTAACTCCATTCGGTGCTAAGGATTTCAATTCAACAAACCCTTCAACCTTAACGTTTGTTAATTCAATGTTTTCTTTTGCAATCTCATATAATACATCTACCCACTCTTGTGGAATATCCAAATCAGCCAATAAATCCTTACCCTCAATAACAAGGCCCTCAAAAGCACTGTAAAGTTCTCCAAACTCTTCCTCCAACAAATAACCAACCTCTTCCCAAGCCTCTTCTAAACTTTTTCCTAACTTCTGTGCAGCCATTTCGAGCATTTTTTCTGCTCTTTGGAACCTCTTCCATTCTTGTACTTTTGCCCTTTTCTGTTGTTCAGTGACTCTCTTTAATGATAAATCTATCTGCCCTTTTTCTTTATTGACTCTCATTACTTTTGCCACAACCCTCTGGCCTTTTTTAATGTAATCCCTAATATTCTTAATCCAACCTGATGAAACTTCTGAAATGTGTACCATCCCTTCCTTCCCAGGGTATTCTAAGAGCTCAACAAATGCCCCAAATGGTTTAACATCAATAACTGTTCCAATGACTATATCTCCCTCTTCTGGAAAATCTCTTCTCATAAAAACACCTCCAATAATAACAATTTTTGATAACAAAACCATCTAATTACCAATTAAATTTAGTTTTTGATTATACTTAAATTTTAAAGCCAAACATATATAAATATTTCTTAGATTTTTTATTTTCTCAAAATGTACTTCAAAAAAACATGATTTCCAAAAATACAGCAACAACAACCAAAAATAAAAGAAAAACCTTTAAATTTCTAATTAAAACAAAAGAGCCAAATAAAAAGATAAAAAAATTATCCTAAGACTTCTAAAATTTTTGCCTTGATTAATCCTTTTGATGCTCTTGGCTCTGCTAATACTTTACCGCAAACTAAACATTTTACAACTGTTGAAGGGCACCCAAATATTACTTGCTCGTTGTTGCACTCTGGGCATTGGACTTTTAAAAATTTACTTCTTGGTGTTGGTATCAAGTCCATGCTCCCACCTTGTTTAATTTAATTTTTAGTGTTTCTACATATTAAATTACAAATTTACTCTACTAATTCAAATTTACTTACCCTAAATCCACCATTTGCTCTTGTGTGCATCTTACCGCAAACTGTACATTTGTATCTTAAGTCCAACTTCTTTGTTGGCTTAGCGTTGTCTGGTAAAGGTCTTGGGTAACCTCCATAACCTCTTAAAACTCTTCTGAATTGTCTTTGACCCCAAGTTAATTCACTTGCTTTTCTCTTTTTTGCTCTCTCTACAATGTGCTCTGTGTGTTTTTTACAGTATGGACAGTATCTTCTTATCCTTTTTTTCATTTTCATAAACATTCACCTTCTTCACTATATTGTGTTTCTCCAAAATCGTTGCTATCTCCCTGTTTAATGCTACAACATCATTCTTCTTTAACATATAACAATAATCCCCATCTGTAAAAGCAGGGAAGTTATGAATAACCCTTACAACATCAATATCTTTTTTTATATTTATATGTTTTGGTTGTGCATTTACATTCTCAATATCCCTACTAACATCCTCACCAACTTCTTCGTTTTCTCCATCCTCAAAATTTTCATAACTTTCTTCTATGGTATCATCAAACCCCAAATCCTCCCCTACAACCTCATCTTCAACATTTTCTTCAATCAAATCCTCAGTTTTAGGAACTTCTTCTTCCTTTTTATACTCGATATCTTCAATGAGACTTAAAATCTCCCTCTCTTCTTCCAACAAATTTGTTCTGTCTCCATAAAGTGCCTTATATATCCTTAATTTTCTCAGTTCCCTTAGATAATATTTGGCCCTTTCCACCTCTTTTTCATCATCATTATTTTTTAGATACTCCCTTGCATCTTCATAAAAATTTTCGGAAAGATTTAGCAAATCATCAGATTTTATCTCCTCAAAAAATAAATTTTTTATTTTTTCATACATAACAACCACAATTTGGATTTATATAAAAAAGGTAAAAAGGATTATGATTCGATCCTTGGAGCGAGTAAAAATGTCAAATTAGCTCCAGCAACATCATACTCAATCTTAACAGGCATGTCTGTTCCCAAGTATATTTTTAAAATATCACTTGATGATGCTGCCTTTGTCATATCTCTTAAATACTCAAGGTTGAAAGTGCTCTTTGCATTTTCTCCAATGTTCATGCTGATAATACTCTCACTATCTTCCTCAAAGATTGTCTCACTCTCGTTCAAATCCCCTTTTGCATAAACAATGAACTTACCATCCTCAACTTTTAAAGTTACATGGTCATTTACCAAATCCGCATCCTTCAACGCATCAACAAATGGACCTGCTTTAATTAAGATTTCATTTGGATACTCAATATCTGGAACTTGGAGGTTTGATGATGAGACATCATACAAAGCGAGGGCAAATTTTCTTGTAGCAGCCCCTTTAAATATCACATTTAATTTATTTTTCTCTTCATCCAACTCCAAAATTAACTTGTCTTTTGCCTTTGCCCTATTCATTATCTTTTTAAATGCCTCTAAGTCAACACCGATATCATGAACGTCTGCCTCATATTCCTCAAATGCCTCTTTTGGTATATCTATACTTACTAAGGCAACATGACTTGGATCCATTGCCCTCGCTTTTATACCCTCTTCATTAACTTCAAAGCAAATCTCATCTAAAAGATTGCTTGCGGCATCTATAACCTTTTTGAATTCCTTAGCTTCACTAATTACTGCCCTAAACATAATCTCACCTATATCACTAAGACTAAAAGAAATTGACTATATTTTTAGTTTTTACTTAATTTTTTAATACTTAGTTTTTAATATAATAATTCCACAACACACTTTTATATGTTTTTGTTTTTTGAAAAATATAGGGTAGTTTGCATTTATAAATGACCACAATTTTCAATGAAATAAAAAGATAAATTATTCTCTAACACCTTTAAAAAAGGTTCGAGCAGCGAAAACTCCACAGAAGTTTTCGCCTAAACTCTTAGCGCACACAACTATAAATGACATTTAGCATAACTCAAATTCAAATTAGAATTTTATTAAATTTGCTTAGAAATTGAAATTTAAGATTTGTGGATGTGTTATATTTCGTAGAACGACTATACTTTATTAGATTAGGAACACTATAAAATTTTATGCATAATTATTGTTTTTTAAAAATTTTATTATTGTAGTTAAATAAGTGTAAAAAACTACAAACGGACTATAATAATGTTATTCAGATACAAAATCCCAGAAAGATTTAACAGCACTTGGATTTTTTGGTCTCTTTCCTTTTACTAAGTATAGATACCTTGTTAAATCCAAATCTTCAACAGGAACTATTTTAACCAATCCTGCCTCTGCGGCTTTCTTTGCAGCAATCTCTGATATTATACTTATTCCATAACCTTCTGAAACAGCAGTTATAACAGAAGAAGTACTACCCAAACTCATAACAACATGCAAATCCATTATTGAATATCCTCTATCTTGGAGAGCATTTATTATCACTTCTCTTGTACCAGAACCTTTTTCTCTATCTATATAATCCTCTTTTAAGATATCAGATAATGTTGCCACTCCTTTCTTAGCAAGTGGATGATTTGGAGGAACAATTAAAACAAGCCTATCCTTCCCTATAACAACATAATCATAATTTTTATCATATAAATGCCCAACAGCAGCAATATCTGCACTACCTTCTTCAAGCATTTTGAAGCATTTCTCTGAATCAGTTATGGTTATTTCGAAGTCAACATCCTTAAATTCTTTCCTATACTCTCTTATAATACTTGGAAGTATATGTTCTCCAGGTGTTGTACTTGCTGCAACCCTTATTGTTCCCTCTGGATGCTCATGTAAAATTCTCATCTGTTGCTTAGCATTGTTTATGTAATCCAATATCTTTTCAGAGTGTTCATACAATATTTTTCCTTCTGGAGTTAAATCCACACCTTCAGGTGTCCTTAAAAATAACTGAGCATCAAAAAACTTCTCCAATGCTGCTATATGATTACTTACAGTCCCTTGCGTAACCCCAAGTTTCTTTGCGGCCTTTGAAAAGCTTTTTGTCTTAGCAGCAACAAGGAATGTTTGGAAGTAACTTATCTTTGGATCCATTTTAACCACCATGATGATCTAATTAGGATATGAATGTAACATTAATATTGTTGTATTCATTATTAGAAAA
The sequence above is a segment of the Methanotorris igneus Kol 5 genome. Coding sequences within it:
- the arfB gene encoding 2-amino-5-formylamino-6-ribosylaminopyrimidin-4(3H)-one 5'-monophosphate deformylase; amino-acid sequence: MQLRLSSGKIIDEKVHEIGIIALGSFLENHGSALPIDTDAKIASYIALKTAILTGAKFLGVVIPSTEYHYVKHGIHNTPEEVVDFIKFLVKEGKKIGIKKFLIVNCHGGNVLIKGFLENLEKEFDVEIKMKNITFTHAATEEVSVGYVVGIVDENKLDEHTFNKYPEIGMVGLKEARENNKFIDEEAKVVEKEGVKIDKKLGEKILNQTIKECVEIVKLWVVKGNGC
- a CDS encoding RNA-protein complex protein Nop10, encoding MRMKKCLKCGRYTLKELCPNCGEKTMVPKPPKFSLEDRYGKYRRMLKKSLKNKN
- a CDS encoding translation initiation factor IF-2 subunit alpha, coding for MRRDFPEEGDIVIGTVIDVKPFGAFVELLEYPGKEGMVHISEVSSGWIKNIRDYIKKGQRVVAKVMRVNKEKGQIDLSLKRVTEQQKRAKVQEWKRFQRAEKMLEMAAQKLGKSLEEAWEEVGYLLEEEFGELYSAFEGLVIEGKDLLADLDIPQEWVDVLYEIAKENIELTNVKVEGFVELKSLAPNGVKIIKKALTNALKANPYEDVEVKITYVGSPKYRIEVIAPDYKSGEEVLKKVADKAIEYMEKHGGEGKFYRE
- a CDS encoding 30S ribosomal protein S27e — protein: MDLIPTPRSKFLKVQCPECNNEQVIFGCPSTVVKCLVCGKVLAEPRASKGLIKAKILEVLG
- a CDS encoding 50S ribosomal protein L44e, which translates into the protein MKMKKRIRRYCPYCKKHTEHIVERAKKRKASELTWGQRQFRRVLRGYGGYPRPLPDNAKPTKKLDLRYKCTVCGKMHTRANGGFRVSKFELVE
- a CDS encoding DNA polymerase sliding clamp, with protein sequence MFRAVISEAKEFKKVIDAASNLLDEICFEVNEEGIKARAMDPSHVALVSIDIPKEAFEEYEADVHDIGVDLEAFKKIMNRAKAKDKLILELDEEKNKLNVIFKGAATRKFALALYDVSSSNLQVPDIEYPNEILIKAGPFVDALKDADLVNDHVTLKVEDGKFIVYAKGDLNESETIFEEDSESIISMNIGENAKSTFNLEYLRDMTKAASSSDILKIYLGTDMPVKIEYDVAGANLTFLLAPRIES
- a CDS encoding selenium metabolism-associated LysR family transcriptional regulator; the protein is MDPKISYFQTFLVAAKTKSFSKAAKKLGVTQGTVSNHIAALEKFFDAQLFLRTPEGVDLTPEGKILYEHSEKILDYINNAKQQMRILHEHPEGTIRVAASTTPGEHILPSIIREYRKEFKDVDFEITITDSEKCFKMLEEGSADIAAVGHLYDKNYDYVVIGKDRLVLIVPPNHPLAKKGVATLSDILKEDYIDREKGSGTREVIINALQDRGYSIMDLHVVMSLGSTSSVITAVSEGYGISIISEIAAKKAAEAGLVKIVPVEDLDLTRYLYLVKGKRPKNPSAVKSFWDFVSE